A single window of Candidatus Rhabdochlamydia oedothoracis DNA harbors:
- a CDS encoding IS630 family transposase, translated as MQTSGKQLRLHFAGALCLTGMKIFTEEYKTVDADAMLDFFKKLEKQTEARIIHVILDNARSNKNKKLEEFLMSSRIKVHYLPPYSPNLNPIERLWKILKEKKVYNRYYETSVTFFQAIRGFFLEEIPKITDILKCRINDKFQVVDLKLVVNPIFFYAIESEPLYTPISVSDISVGNVNRMRKPLGIDCYMSFYS; from the coding sequence TTGCAGACATCCGGGAAACAATTGCGATTGCATTTTGCTGGAGCTCTTTGCCTGACAGGAATGAAGATTTTTACAGAGGAATATAAGACAGTTGATGCCGATGCAATGCTCGATTTTTTCAAGAAGCTAGAAAAACAGACAGAGGCTCGAATTATTCATGTAATTTTGGATAATGCAAGATCAAACAAAAATAAGAAACTAGAAGAGTTTCTGATGTCTTCTAGGATTAAAGTGCACTATCTCCCTCCTTATTCGCCGAATTTGAATCCTATTGAACGCTTGTGGAAGATCTTAAAGGAAAAGAAGGTATACAATCGATATTACGAAACGTCGGTGACTTTTTTTCAGGCAATTAGAGGATTCTTCTTAGAAGAGATACCGAAAATAACAGATATTTTGAAATGTAGGATAAACGACAAGTTTCAAGTCGTTGACTTAAAACTTGTCGTTAATCCTATATTTTTCTATGCGATTGAATCGGAACCACTATATACACCCATTTCTGTCAGTGATATTAGCGTTGGTAATGTGAATCGCATGAGGAAGCCCTTGGGTATCGACTGCTATATGTCTTTTTATTCCTGA
- a CDS encoding IS630 family transposase: protein MQPEANFLKINQKTSSKARHRHERDKRLCDRIKSILLLDEGWTYPQVAHALLLDEDTIRRYYKTYLEGGKEALLNLNYAGKACRLNQGQLKQLKIYVKEEAPSSAKQVVNFAKDHFGICYTPSAMVSLLHRLNFTYKKPKLIPGKVNEKAKELFSQELQNLEKELAQTDQLLYLDGVHPQHNSKPSYGWYEKGSKAILLTNTGRKRININGALDVKRLEVTTLSSDSINAQSTLDLFKKWEEKYPFAQRIVVICDNAAYYRSKIVANYLKTSRVEIKFLPPYSPDLNLIERLWRFMNKKVRNNRYYEKFLDFKKAICAFFEKIPKYREELQPLLSRKFCLVKS from the coding sequence ATGCAACCTGAAGCGAACTTTTTAAAAATAAACCAAAAGACATCCTCAAAGGCTCGTCATCGCCATGAACGGGATAAAAGGCTATGCGATAGAATCAAATCTATTTTATTGTTAGATGAAGGGTGGACATACCCACAAGTAGCACATGCTTTACTCTTAGATGAGGATACGATAAGGCGTTACTATAAAACTTATTTAGAAGGTGGCAAAGAAGCATTGCTGAATTTGAACTATGCAGGAAAGGCATGCCGGCTCAATCAAGGCCAACTTAAACAACTAAAAATCTATGTAAAAGAAGAAGCTCCCAGTTCAGCTAAACAAGTTGTCAATTTTGCCAAAGACCACTTTGGAATATGTTATACACCATCAGCTATGGTTTCTTTATTGCATCGGTTAAACTTTACCTATAAAAAGCCTAAGCTGATTCCTGGAAAAGTGAATGAGAAAGCTAAAGAGCTTTTTTCACAAGAATTGCAAAATCTAGAAAAAGAACTCGCTCAAACAGATCAACTGCTTTATTTAGATGGGGTTCATCCTCAACACAATTCCAAACCCTCTTATGGATGGTATGAAAAAGGATCTAAGGCTATATTGCTAACAAATACAGGACGTAAACGTATCAATATCAATGGAGCCTTAGATGTAAAGCGCTTAGAAGTTACAACTCTTTCTTCCGACTCTATCAATGCGCAATCTACTCTTGATTTGTTTAAAAAATGGGAAGAAAAGTATCCTTTTGCACAAAGAATCGTGGTTATATGCGATAACGCTGCCTACTATAGGTCAAAAATCGTTGCAAATTACCTAAAAACATCCAGAGTAGAAATCAAATTCTTGCCTCCTTATTCTCCCGATCTCAATCTGATTGAACGCCTTTGGCGATTCATGAATAAAAAAGTCCGCAATAATCGATATTATGAAAAATTCTTAGATTTTAAGAAGGCAATTTGTGCTTTTTTTGAAAAAATTCCTAAATATCGGGAAGAACTGCAACCTCTTTTATCTAGGAAATTTTGCTTAGTTAAATCTTAA
- the sthA gene encoding Si-specific NAD(P)(+) transhydrogenase: protein MQKFDLIVIGSGPAGEKAAVKAAYFGYKVAIIEKEELFGGAGTVTGTLPSKTLKETALYFSDKLEKGLYGIDRTFSHEASMTAFMYRKNLVKDSSSKEIFHNLSRHHVSIFYGVASFENAHSIHVQGKDRVSLFGEFIIIATGSYPYHPANIPFDNKRIHDSDTILQLTRHPSSLCIVGAGVIGCEYATIFATIGTHVYLINDKEKILPHLDEEISNTLVKEMQSSGIDILFNTSIESIDVPPSDQTPIEVHLKNNKSLEVDMFLFAAGRSGNIKQLKLEQVGVKTGKRELIIVDHQYRTNISNIFAVGDVIGFPALASTSMEQGRIVVAHIFQTQDLEHLPTYFPYGIYTIPEVSTIGLTTEEAKEKNILYATGKAYYANMPRGKIMGAKTGMLKLLFHKDTLQILGVHIIGRIATEIIHYGVILVEDKKTLHHVISQVFNCPTLHDLYKYAAYDGLIQTTSKFK from the coding sequence GTGCAAAAATTTGACCTTATTGTAATTGGTTCAGGTCCTGCAGGGGAAAAAGCAGCTGTCAAAGCAGCTTATTTTGGTTATAAAGTAGCGATCATTGAAAAGGAAGAGCTATTTGGAGGAGCTGGAACAGTAACGGGAACTCTACCTTCTAAAACTCTTAAAGAAACCGCTTTGTATTTTTCTGATAAATTAGAAAAAGGTCTTTATGGCATTGATCGCACTTTTTCTCATGAAGCCTCTATGACAGCTTTTATGTATCGTAAGAATTTAGTAAAAGACTCCTCTTCTAAAGAGATTTTTCATAATTTATCGCGCCATCATGTCAGCATCTTTTATGGAGTAGCTAGTTTTGAAAATGCGCACAGCATTCATGTACAAGGTAAAGATCGTGTTTCACTCTTTGGAGAGTTTATCATCATTGCTACAGGATCCTACCCTTATCATCCAGCAAATATCCCTTTTGATAATAAGCGAATTCACGATTCTGATACTATTTTACAATTGACAAGACACCCTTCTTCCCTATGTATTGTAGGAGCTGGGGTCATTGGCTGTGAATATGCAACTATCTTTGCAACAATTGGAACCCATGTCTATTTGATTAACGATAAAGAAAAAATTCTCCCTCATCTTGATGAAGAGATCTCAAATACACTTGTAAAAGAAATGCAGAGCTCTGGCATTGATATCCTTTTTAATACCTCCATCGAATCTATTGATGTCCCCCCTTCTGATCAGACCCCTATAGAGGTTCATCTAAAGAACAACAAAAGTTTAGAAGTTGATATGTTCTTATTTGCCGCTGGACGCAGTGGAAATATAAAACAACTTAAATTAGAACAAGTGGGAGTTAAAACAGGAAAGAGAGAATTGATCATAGTAGATCATCAATATCGTACTAACATATCTAACATCTTTGCAGTTGGAGATGTCATTGGCTTTCCCGCTCTTGCTAGCACTAGCATGGAACAGGGCAGAATTGTAGTAGCTCATATTTTTCAAACACAAGATCTAGAACACTTACCCACCTATTTCCCTTATGGAATTTATACCATTCCAGAAGTATCTACCATAGGTTTAACCACTGAAGAAGCAAAAGAAAAAAACATTCTTTATGCTACAGGCAAAGCCTACTACGCCAATATGCCCAGAGGTAAAATTATGGGTGCAAAAACCGGAATGCTCAAACTGCTTTTTCATAAAGACACTCTACAAATCTTAGGAGTGCATATCATCGGAAGAATTGCTACTGAAATCATTCACTATGGCGTAATTCTCGTAGAAGATAAAAAAACACTGCACCACGTAATATCCCAAGTATTTAACTGCCCTACTCTGCACGATCTTTATAAATATGCAGCCTATGATGGATTAATCCAAACAACGTCAAAATTTAAATAA
- a CDS encoding helix-turn-helix domain-containing protein: MKKLIPSQRADLEHKLKHPKDYSERNRLCVILGYDEGISTKNLAKTLRISPITVQKYLREKAFKRLCRHPGNNCDCILLELFA, translated from the coding sequence ATGAAAAAACTGATCCCTAGCCAGAGAGCTGACTTAGAACACAAGTTAAAGCATCCAAAAGACTATTCTGAACGGAATAGGCTTTGTGTAATTTTGGGCTATGATGAGGGTATCTCAACAAAAAATCTTGCTAAAACACTCCGGATAAGCCCTATCACTGTTCAGAAATACCTCAGAGAAAAGGCGTTCAAAAGACTTTGCAGACATCCGGGAAACAATTGCGATTGCATTTTGCTGGAGCTCTTTGCCTGA
- a CDS encoding aspartate/ornithine carbamoyltransferase family protein: protein MNHAFKNRIIISIENFSSHEILYLLEQARIMKNFPPPPSLNTSILATCFYEPSTRTRLSFETAMLKLGGRLIGFSDGKNTSAQKGESIEDTIRVIGSFTDVIILRPSSKESIYLAHKSTKTPVINAGNGTEEHPTQTLTDLFTMQEIQKDLQGLSVAFVGDLKYGRTLHSLCLACALFGMRLFFCSPEGLSLPQETLAHLTRKKVQFSFHQNLEEIIPCLEPV from the coding sequence ATGAATCATGCATTCAAAAATAGAATTATTATTTCCATTGAAAATTTTTCTAGCCATGAAATCCTCTACCTTTTAGAGCAAGCGCGCATCATGAAAAATTTTCCACCTCCACCCTCACTAAACACCTCTATTCTCGCTACCTGCTTTTACGAACCCTCCACTAGAACCCGTCTCTCTTTTGAAACGGCCATGCTTAAACTAGGAGGCCGGTTAATTGGATTTTCTGACGGGAAAAATACCTCTGCACAGAAAGGAGAATCGATTGAAGATACGATAAGAGTTATAGGATCTTTTACAGATGTCATTATATTGCGGCCTTCTTCTAAAGAATCTATATATCTGGCTCATAAAAGCACTAAAACGCCGGTTATTAACGCAGGCAATGGCACAGAAGAACACCCTACACAAACATTAACAGATCTGTTTACCATGCAAGAAATACAAAAAGACCTTCAAGGATTATCCGTTGCCTTTGTAGGGGATCTTAAATATGGGCGCACATTGCACTCTCTTTGTCTTGCATGCGCTTTATTTGGTATGCGTCTATTTTTTTGTTCTCCGGAAGGCTTGTCTCTTCCCCAGGAGACACTTGCCCATTTAACAAGAAAAAAAGTACAATTTTCCTTTCATCAAAATTTAGAAGAGATCATTCCCTGTTTAGAGCCTGTTTAA
- a CDS encoding glycosyltransferase family 9 protein — MRYFIKQNDIQERFLVVSTTGLGDTLWGTPSIRSLREHYPKGYIAVLTSHIGKELLENNPYINDLFLLKKPIIISLISLYSKLKKKKISYILFFHASQRIVLPFVYLLGSKKIIGTEGSNKGLDSLITHLLPKKPQHEIVRRLEIIAALIGKKPIHHQIEIALSQQDKKNALPVMDHLQDHSRPCILLHPGSKDLFKRWPASHFIALGNLLSTQHKCHIFITGNQSEKELVLQIASNIPNSTSLIDLPLKTFAFLIQNMDIMVCNDTGPMHMALAIKTPTIAIFCPTNPHLCGPYAVKDYTVIAKKKTCSPCLQKKCVNPFCMLQIGMQEVYEAVLHQLCKSEKFALKALRKLS; from the coding sequence TTGCGCTATTTTATCAAACAAAATGATATACAAGAACGATTCTTAGTCGTTTCTACTACTGGATTAGGAGATACCTTGTGGGGAACTCCTTCGATTCGCTCTCTTAGAGAACATTATCCCAAAGGATACATTGCAGTTCTAACGAGTCATATTGGAAAAGAATTACTGGAGAATAATCCTTATATCAACGATCTATTCTTATTAAAAAAACCCATAATCATTTCTCTTATCTCTCTTTATTCAAAGCTAAAGAAGAAAAAAATTTCCTATATTTTGTTCTTTCACGCCTCTCAAAGAATAGTTTTGCCTTTTGTATACTTACTAGGATCTAAAAAAATTATTGGCACGGAAGGATCAAACAAAGGACTCGATTCTTTGATTACTCATCTTCTTCCTAAAAAGCCACAGCATGAAATCGTAAGACGTCTAGAAATCATTGCAGCATTAATCGGTAAAAAACCCATTCATCATCAAATAGAAATTGCGTTAAGCCAACAAGATAAAAAAAACGCACTTCCTGTAATGGACCATTTACAAGATCATTCGCGTCCTTGTATCCTGCTCCATCCAGGGTCTAAAGATCTTTTCAAGCGTTGGCCTGCTTCTCATTTTATTGCTTTAGGCAATCTGTTAAGCACACAACATAAATGCCACATATTTATTACAGGTAATCAATCGGAAAAAGAACTAGTCCTGCAAATTGCTTCTAATATTCCCAATAGCACCTCCTTGATAGATCTGCCTTTAAAAACATTTGCTTTTCTTATTCAGAATATGGACATAATGGTTTGTAATGATACAGGCCCCATGCATATGGCTTTGGCTATAAAAACGCCTACCATTGCCATTTTTTGTCCTACAAATCCTCATTTGTGCGGTCCTTATGCTGTAAAAGACTATACAGTAATTGCAAAGAAAAAAACGTGTTCTCCTTGTCTACAAAAAAAATGTGTAAACCCCTTTTGTATGTTACAAATAGGAATGCAAGAAGTCTATGAAGCTGTTTTACATCAACTCTGTAAATCAGAAAAATTTGCTTTAAAAGCTTTAAGGAAACTTTCATGA